A genomic window from Bradyrhizobium lupini includes:
- a CDS encoding NYN domain-containing protein, with translation MSSSPSKIALFIDGANLHATSRSLGFDIDYKRLLQEFQSRGILLRAFYYSAVIEDQEFSSIRPLLDWLDYNGYTVVTKPTKEFVDSFGRRKVKGNMDVELAVHAMEITGDVDEMVLFSGDGTFRSLVEAVQRRGVRVSVVSTMATQPPMIADELRRQADVFTDLMELRAAIGRDLSTRPPPRERGDVRGPPLRRADTAAPRPEPDELIP, from the coding sequence ATGTCGTCCTCGCCCAGCAAGATTGCCCTGTTCATCGATGGCGCCAATCTTCATGCCACCTCCCGAAGCCTTGGCTTCGACATCGACTACAAGCGCCTTCTGCAGGAATTCCAGAGCCGAGGTATCCTGCTCCGCGCCTTCTACTACTCGGCTGTCATCGAGGATCAGGAATTCTCCTCGATCCGGCCGTTGCTCGATTGGCTTGACTACAACGGCTACACCGTCGTGACCAAACCGACAAAGGAGTTCGTCGACTCGTTCGGACGGCGCAAGGTCAAAGGCAATATGGACGTCGAACTCGCGGTGCATGCCATGGAGATCACCGGCGACGTCGACGAAATGGTTCTGTTTTCGGGCGACGGCACTTTCCGTTCGCTGGTGGAGGCGGTGCAGCGCCGAGGCGTACGGGTGAGCGTGGTGTCGACCATGGCGACCCAGCCGCCGATGATCGCGGACGAACTCCGGCGGCAGGCGGACGTGTTCACCGACCTGATGGAGCTGCGAGCCGCGATCGGCCGGGACCTGTCCACGCGCCCACCACCCCGCGAGCGCGGCGATGTTCGTGGCCCGCCGCTGCGCCGCGCCGACACGGCGGCGCCGCGTCCAGAGCCCGACGAACTCATCCCGTAA